A window of the Bradyrhizobium ottawaense genome harbors these coding sequences:
- a CDS encoding sigma-54-dependent transcriptional regulator — translation MASDILIVDDEADIRDLVAGILEDEGFQTRTARDSDSALTEIANRRPHLVFLDIWLQGSKLDGLQLLEQIKKDHADVPVVMISGHGNIETAVAAIKRGAYDFIEKPFKSDRLILVATRALETSRLKREVKELKQLAPAASVLTGRSACMNQLRQTIDRAAKANSRILIVGPSGSGKELAARTLHHASSRAEGPFVVINAAAITPERMEVELFGIEQSNGEQARKAGALEEAHGGTLFIDEIADMPRETQNKILRVLVDQTFQRSGGTVKVHVDVRIISSTARNLEEEIAEGRFREDLYHRLSVVPIRVPPLSERREDIPELIDYFMDQISVASGLPKRQIGQDAMAVLQSHVWPGNVRQLRNNVERVMILAGGGPEVIITADMLPQDVGSMVPAMPTSNNGEHIMGLPLREAREVFERDYLIAQISRFSGNISRTAEFVGMERSALHRKLKALGVG, via the coding sequence ATGGCCAGTGACATTCTGATTGTCGATGACGAGGCAGATATCCGCGATCTCGTTGCGGGCATTCTGGAGGATGAGGGCTTCCAGACCAGGACGGCGCGCGACAGCGATTCGGCGCTCACGGAGATTGCCAACCGGCGTCCGCATTTGGTGTTCCTCGATATCTGGCTGCAGGGCTCCAAGCTCGACGGTCTGCAGCTGCTCGAGCAGATCAAGAAGGATCACGCCGACGTGCCCGTGGTGATGATCTCCGGCCACGGCAACATCGAAACGGCGGTCGCGGCGATCAAGCGCGGAGCCTATGACTTCATCGAAAAGCCCTTCAAGTCGGACCGGCTGATCCTGGTCGCGACACGGGCCCTGGAAACGTCGCGCCTCAAGCGCGAGGTGAAGGAACTGAAACAACTTGCGCCCGCCGCCAGCGTCCTGACCGGGCGCTCGGCGTGCATGAACCAGCTGCGCCAGACCATCGACCGGGCCGCCAAGGCCAACAGTCGCATCCTGATCGTCGGCCCCTCCGGTTCAGGCAAGGAACTGGCGGCGCGCACGCTGCATCATGCCTCGAGCAGGGCGGAAGGTCCGTTCGTCGTCATCAACGCCGCCGCGATCACGCCGGAGCGGATGGAAGTCGAGCTGTTCGGGATCGAGCAGTCGAACGGCGAGCAGGCGCGCAAGGCCGGTGCGCTGGAAGAGGCCCATGGCGGCACGCTGTTCATCGACGAAATCGCCGACATGCCGCGCGAGACCCAGAACAAGATTCTCCGCGTGCTGGTCGATCAGACCTTTCAGCGCTCCGGCGGCACCGTCAAAGTGCATGTCGATGTCCGCATCATTTCCTCGACCGCGCGCAATCTCGAGGAGGAGATCGCGGAAGGGCGATTCCGTGAGGATCTTTATCACCGGCTCTCGGTGGTGCCGATCCGGGTACCGCCGCTGTCGGAACGCCGCGAGGACATTCCCGAGCTGATCGACTATTTCATGGACCAGATTTCGGTGGCCAGCGGCTTGCCGAAACGCCAGATCGGCCAGGACGCGATGGCGGTGTTGCAGTCGCATGTCTGGCCCGGCAACGTGCGCCAGCTCCGCAACAACGTCGAGCGTGTGATGATTTTGGCGGGCGGCGGGCCCGAGGTGATCATCACTGCCGACATGCTGCCGCAGGACGTCGGTTCGATGGTGCCGGCGATGCCGACCAGCAACAACGGCGAACACATCATGGGGTTGCCGCTCCGCGAGGCGCGGGAAGTTTTCGAACGCGATTATCTGATCGCCCAGATCAGCCGATTCTCCGGCAATATCTCGCGAACGGCGGAATTCGTCGGCATGGAACGCTCGGCGCTGCACCGCAAGCTGAAGGCGCTGGGAGTGGGGTAG
- a CDS encoding sensor histidine kinase NtrY-like, translated as MTTAETSAPSFDPSITESAGGLLRKWVAPFAVGIALLSAFLTFMVLSGLTPIEPTRQVVYSFLLINAATILLLVGIIIREVWLVIQARRRGRAAARLHVQIVSLFSIIAVLPAVLVAVVANVTIDRGLDRLFSGPTKEVMQNALIVARAYTYEHAQFIRGDILGMAHDIAQARPLFDQDRRSFRELLTASAASRNLPGAMLIDKDRNLLETAQTGIQQEFTTPPQEFLSNVDENEPQIAVFPEANYVAAVIRLRAFNDTFLYVARLLDPRVVAQLRQTEASVAEYAQIESRRLGIQVAFALMFAVIALTILMASVLIGLNFANWLVTPIRNLMSAANIVSTGDLHVQVPVHKSEGDLAQLGQTFNKMTQELRTQRDELVSASDLIDSRRRFIEAVLSSASAGIIGVDASGSVGILNRSAEKLIGHAESETLDHPLSDVLPELDDMMKTAREGTQRLVQGQITITRDGQERNLSVRVSAEQTSQARDSYIITLDDITDLVSAQRTSAWGDVARRIAHEIKNPLTPIQLSAERIRRKFGKVIVEDKGIFEQCTDTIVRQVDDIRRMVDEFSRFARMPKPVMEGEDVADTVRQAVFLMKVGHPDLDIVAEIKQDPMRAQFDRRLISQALTNIIKNATEAIEQVAPDELDKGRIDVVATRENDDIVIDVIDNGIGLPKVSRARLLEPYVTTRQKGTGLGLAIVGRVLEDHGGRIELKDASDFRPGQRGAWMRLRFSVTGQPPKGESKEQAPQTSEQGGETKMPGSETNEAGSTTNDEAKTEAATGN; from the coding sequence ATGACCACCGCAGAGACCTCGGCGCCATCATTCGACCCGTCGATTACCGAATCCGCAGGAGGGCTCCTGCGGAAATGGGTGGCGCCGTTTGCGGTCGGAATCGCACTGCTGTCGGCGTTCCTGACCTTCATGGTGCTGAGCGGCCTGACACCGATCGAGCCGACCCGCCAAGTCGTCTATTCCTTCCTGCTGATCAATGCCGCGACTATCCTGCTCCTGGTCGGCATCATCATCCGCGAAGTCTGGCTGGTGATTCAGGCCCGGCGTCGCGGCCGGGCGGCGGCGCGGCTGCACGTCCAGATCGTCAGCCTGTTCTCCATCATTGCGGTGTTGCCGGCGGTGCTGGTGGCTGTTGTCGCCAATGTCACCATCGACCGCGGTCTCGACCGGCTGTTCTCGGGTCCGACCAAGGAGGTGATGCAGAACGCGCTGATCGTGGCCCGCGCCTACACCTATGAGCATGCGCAGTTCATCCGCGGAGACATCCTGGGGATGGCCCACGACATTGCTCAGGCCCGCCCGCTGTTCGACCAGGACCGCCGGTCGTTTCGCGAATTGCTGACGGCCAGTGCCGCCTCGCGCAACCTGCCGGGGGCGATGCTGATCGACAAGGATCGCAATCTGCTGGAGACCGCGCAAACCGGAATCCAGCAGGAATTCACGACGCCGCCGCAGGAATTTCTCAGCAACGTCGACGAGAACGAGCCGCAGATCGCGGTGTTTCCCGAAGCCAATTACGTCGCGGCGGTGATCCGGCTGCGCGCCTTCAACGACACCTTCCTCTACGTGGCGCGGCTGCTCGACCCCCGCGTGGTCGCGCAGCTCCGGCAAACCGAGGCCAGCGTCGCCGAATACGCCCAGATCGAATCGCGCCGGCTCGGCATTCAGGTCGCCTTCGCGCTGATGTTCGCGGTGATCGCGCTGACCATCCTGATGGCCTCGGTGCTGATCGGGCTGAATTTCGCCAACTGGCTGGTGACGCCAATCCGCAACCTGATGAGCGCCGCCAATATCGTGTCGACCGGCGACCTCCACGTGCAGGTGCCGGTCCACAAATCCGAAGGCGATCTTGCCCAGCTCGGCCAGACCTTCAACAAGATGACGCAGGAATTGCGTACCCAGCGCGACGAACTGGTCAGCGCCTCGGACCTGATCGACAGCCGCCGCCGCTTCATCGAGGCGGTGCTGTCGTCGGCCAGCGCCGGCATCATCGGCGTCGATGCCTCCGGCAGCGTCGGCATCCTCAACCGCTCGGCCGAAAAGCTGATCGGCCACGCCGAATCGGAGACGCTGGACCATCCGCTATCGGACGTGCTGCCCGAGCTCGACGACATGATGAAAACCGCGCGTGAGGGCACCCAGCGCCTGGTGCAGGGCCAGATCACGATCACGCGCGACGGTCAGGAGCGCAATCTGTCGGTTCGCGTCAGCGCCGAACAAACCAGCCAGGCGCGCGACAGCTACATCATCACGCTCGACGACATCACCGACCTCGTGTCCGCGCAGCGCACCTCCGCCTGGGGTGATGTCGCGCGCCGCATCGCCCACGAGATCAAGAATCCGCTGACGCCGATCCAGCTTTCGGCCGAACGCATCCGCCGCAAATTCGGCAAGGTCATCGTCGAGGACAAGGGCATCTTCGAGCAGTGTACCGACACCATCGTGCGACAGGTCGACGACATCAGACGGATGGTGGACGAATTCTCCCGCTTCGCGCGGATGCCGAAGCCGGTGATGGAGGGCGAGGACGTCGCCGACACCGTACGCCAGGCGGTATTCCTGATGAAGGTCGGGCATCCCGATCTCGATATCGTGGCCGAAATCAAGCAGGATCCGATGCGGGCGCAGTTCGACCGCCGGCTGATTTCGCAGGCGTTGACCAACATCATCAAGAATGCGACCGAAGCGATCGAACAGGTTGCGCCGGACGAACTCGACAAGGGGCGGATCGATGTCGTCGCCACGCGCGAGAACGACGACATCGTGATCGACGTGATCGACAACGGCATTGGGCTGCCCAAGGTGAGCCGTGCCCGCCTGCTGGAGCCCTATGTGACGACGCGCCAGAAGGGCACCGGGCTGGGCCTCGCGATCGTCGGTCGCGTGCTCGAAGACCATGGCGGCCGCATTGAACTCAAGGATGCCTCCGATTTCCGGCCCGGACAGCGCGGCGCCTGGATGCGGTTGCGGTTCTCCGTCACGGGGCAGCCGCCGAAAGGCGAATCGAAGGAGCAGGCGCCGCAGACGAGCGAGCAGGGCGGCGAAACAAAGATGCCTGGCTCCGAAACCAATGAGGCTGGTTCCACGACCAATGATGAAGCAAAAACTGAAGCCGCAACCGGCAACTGA
- the mgtE gene encoding magnesium transporter, which produces MPNSPETTVAAVEAAHAAGDLGLERAPDIIVALNARPPEAAAEILQHLSSEKAVEVLDQPGIDNVCEIIAALPTATAVALLSAVSADRAADIFRELIEPLRTTLLNGLNQETRTTVSELLAYPERSAGSIMTTEFVSVPSNWTIAEVLHHIRMVERTRETVYSIFVVDPVKKTLIQAVPLRRLISGDPHANVLTAAPARKPLTVGPQSDRMDAARLISKYDLLAVAVVDGLGHVLGIVTVDDVIDAIVQESTEDVQKFGGMEALDEPYLRISFLEMIKKRGGWLCALFLSEMLTASAMQTFQGELEKAIVLTLFIPLIMSSGGNSGSQATSLLIRALALHELRLRDWWRVAVRELPTGLMLGAILGLIGIVRITVWQTLGIFDYGEHWILVAITVGTTLVGIVTFGSLAGSMLPFILQRVGFDPASASAPFVATLVDVTGLVIYFGVAALILRGTLL; this is translated from the coding sequence ATGCCGAATTCCCCCGAGACGACCGTTGCTGCCGTCGAAGCCGCGCATGCGGCAGGCGATCTCGGGCTCGAAAGGGCGCCCGATATCATTGTGGCGCTCAACGCCCGCCCGCCGGAAGCTGCCGCCGAGATCCTTCAGCATTTGTCTTCGGAAAAGGCGGTCGAGGTTCTCGATCAGCCCGGAATTGACAACGTCTGCGAGATTATCGCGGCACTCCCCACCGCGACAGCCGTCGCTTTATTGTCGGCCGTGTCCGCGGATCGTGCCGCCGATATTTTCAGGGAGCTGATCGAGCCGCTCCGGACCACGCTGTTAAATGGCCTGAACCAGGAAACCCGGACCACCGTCTCGGAACTGCTGGCCTATCCCGAACGCAGCGCCGGAAGCATCATGACGACCGAGTTCGTCAGCGTACCCTCGAACTGGACGATCGCGGAGGTGCTGCATCACATCCGGATGGTCGAGCGCACCCGCGAAACCGTCTATTCCATCTTCGTGGTCGATCCCGTCAAGAAGACGCTGATCCAGGCGGTCCCGCTGCGCCGTCTGATCTCCGGCGATCCGCATGCCAACGTCCTTACCGCCGCGCCCGCCCGCAAGCCACTGACGGTCGGGCCGCAATCCGACCGCATGGACGCGGCGCGCCTGATATCGAAATATGACCTGCTTGCGGTAGCCGTTGTGGACGGGCTGGGCCATGTGCTGGGCATCGTCACCGTCGATGACGTCATCGACGCCATCGTCCAGGAATCCACCGAAGACGTTCAGAAGTTCGGCGGCATGGAGGCGCTGGACGAGCCTTATCTGCGGATCAGTTTTCTCGAGATGATCAAGAAGCGTGGCGGCTGGCTCTGCGCGCTCTTCCTGTCCGAAATGCTGACGGCCAGCGCGATGCAGACATTCCAGGGCGAACTCGAGAAGGCGATCGTGCTGACGCTGTTCATTCCCCTGATCATGAGTTCGGGCGGCAATTCGGGATCGCAAGCGACATCGCTGCTGATTCGCGCGCTGGCGTTGCACGAACTTCGGCTGCGCGACTGGTGGCGGGTCGCGGTGCGCGAACTGCCGACCGGCCTGATGCTGGGCGCCATTCTCGGCCTGATCGGAATAGTCAGGATAACGGTCTGGCAGACGCTGGGTATTTTCGACTACGGCGAACATTGGATTTTGGTCGCGATTACGGTCGGAACCACGCTGGTCGGCATTGTGACCTTCGGATCGCTGGCGGGCTCGATGCTGCCGTTTATCCTCCAGCGCGTCGGCTTCGACCCGGCGAGTGCGTCGGCTCCGTTTGTCGCAACGCTGGTCGACGTCACCGGTCTGGTCATTTACTTTGGCGTAGCCGCGCTCATTCTGAGAGGCACATTGTTATAG
- the hflX gene encoding GTPase HflX encodes MEPLDRNGEADRPRSAGGQQTGRVIVIGPYLRMRRGDADAQTNDGVRDSDARIEEAAGLARAIDLTVVEALIAPISQIRPATYLGKGKVEEITGLIAGHDIELVVMDCALSPIQQRNLEKAWNTKVLDRTGLILEIFGRRAKTKEGSLQVELAHLNYQRSRLVRSWTHLERQRGGFGFMGGPGETQIEADRRLIGDRITRLENEIKKVQATRRLHRAGRQRVPYRVVALVGYTNAGKSTLFNRLTRAEVQAADMLFATLDPTLRALSLPHGGKAMLSDTVGFISNLPTQLVAAFRATLEEVLEADIILHVRDISHEDAEAQERDVDAVLRQLGIDPDAGARLLEVWNKIDRFDPEERENLRNIAARRPPERPCFLVSAETGEGIEALLTAIEDRLAATRITLDLSIEASDGAGISWLHRNAEILAKELHDDRFDMTVRVDETKRDIVVSRFDAVPRVA; translated from the coding sequence TTGGAACCCCTGGACCGTAATGGGGAAGCCGACCGACCGAGGTCGGCGGGGGGCCAACAAACCGGGCGGGTGATTGTCATCGGCCCGTATTTGCGGATGCGCCGCGGCGATGCCGACGCGCAGACGAACGATGGCGTGCGCGATTCCGACGCGCGCATCGAGGAGGCCGCAGGCCTCGCGCGTGCCATCGACCTTACCGTCGTGGAAGCGCTGATCGCACCTATCAGCCAGATCCGGCCTGCGACCTATCTCGGCAAGGGCAAGGTCGAGGAGATCACGGGTCTCATCGCGGGCCACGATATCGAGCTCGTGGTGATGGATTGCGCGCTGTCGCCGATCCAGCAGCGCAATCTCGAGAAGGCCTGGAACACCAAGGTGCTCGATCGCACCGGACTGATCCTGGAAATCTTCGGCCGACGCGCCAAGACCAAGGAAGGTTCGCTTCAGGTCGAACTTGCGCACCTCAACTACCAGCGCAGCCGGCTGGTACGGTCCTGGACCCATCTGGAGCGCCAGCGCGGCGGCTTCGGCTTCATGGGCGGTCCCGGCGAGACGCAGATCGAGGCCGACCGCCGCCTGATCGGCGACCGCATCACGCGGCTGGAAAACGAAATCAAGAAGGTGCAGGCGACGCGGCGGCTGCATCGCGCCGGCCGGCAGCGCGTGCCGTACCGCGTGGTGGCGCTGGTCGGCTACACCAATGCCGGCAAGTCGACGCTGTTCAACCGGCTCACGCGCGCCGAGGTGCAGGCCGCCGACATGCTGTTTGCCACGCTCGATCCGACGTTGCGCGCCCTGAGCCTGCCGCATGGCGGCAAGGCGATGCTGTCGGACACCGTCGGTTTCATTTCCAACCTGCCGACGCAACTCGTCGCCGCGTTTCGCGCCACGCTGGAAGAGGTGCTGGAGGCGGATATCATTCTGCATGTCCGCGATATCTCGCATGAGGACGCGGAGGCGCAGGAGCGCGACGTCGACGCCGTGCTGCGTCAGCTCGGCATCGATCCCGATGCCGGCGCACGTCTCCTCGAAGTCTGGAACAAGATCGACCGTTTCGACCCCGAGGAGCGCGAAAACCTGCGCAACATCGCCGCCCGCCGTCCGCCGGAGCGGCCATGCTTCCTGGTCTCCGCCGAAACCGGCGAGGGCATCGAGGCGTTGCTGACCGCGATCGAGGACCGGCTGGCTGCGACCCGAATTACGCTCGACCTGTCGATCGAGGCGTCGGACGGCGCAGGCATCAGCTGGCTGCATCGCAACGCCGAAATTCTGGCCAAGGAATTGCACGACGACCGCTTCGACATGACCGTGCGCGTCGACGAGACCAAGCGGGATATTGTGGTCTCGCGGTTCGATGCGGTGCCGCGCGTGGCATGA
- the ntrC gene encoding nitrogen regulation protein NR(I) gives MPAGSILVADDDTAIRTVLNQALSRAGYEVRLTGNAATLWRWVSQGEGDLVITDVVMPDENAFDLLPRIKKMRPNLPVIVMSAQNTFMTAIRASERGAYEYLPKPFDLKELITIVGRALAEPKERVANAPDEGEFDSIPLVGRSPAMQEIYRVLARLMQTDLTVMISGESGTGKELVARALHDYGKRRNGPFVAVNMAAIPRDLIESELFGHERGAFTGANTRASGRFEQAEGGTLFLDEIGDMPMEAQTRLLRVLQQGEYTTVGGRTPIKTDVRIVAASNKDLRILIQQGLFREDLFFRLNVVPLRLPPLRERIEDLPDLIRHFFSLAEKDGLPPKKLDTLALERLKQHRWPGNVRELENLARRLAALYPQDVITGSVIDGELAPPAVASGGNAPLGVENLGGAVEAYLSSHFSGFPNGVPPPGLYHRILKEIEVPLLTAALAATRGNQIRAADLLGLNRNTLRKKIRDLDIQVYRSGG, from the coding sequence ATGCCCGCAGGTAGCATCCTAGTCGCTGATGACGACACCGCCATCCGCACGGTTCTGAACCAGGCCCTTTCGCGCGCCGGATACGAGGTGCGCCTGACAGGGAACGCGGCGACGCTGTGGCGGTGGGTCAGCCAGGGCGAGGGCGATCTCGTCATCACCGACGTGGTGATGCCCGACGAAAACGCGTTCGATCTGCTGCCGCGGATCAAGAAGATGCGGCCGAACCTGCCCGTCATCGTGATGAGTGCGCAGAACACCTTCATGACGGCGATTCGGGCCTCGGAGCGCGGTGCCTACGAATATCTGCCGAAACCGTTCGACCTGAAGGAGCTGATCACCATCGTCGGCCGCGCTTTGGCCGAGCCGAAGGAGCGGGTGGCCAACGCACCCGACGAGGGCGAATTCGATTCGATCCCGCTGGTCGGCCGCTCGCCGGCGATGCAGGAAATCTACCGGGTGCTGGCGCGGCTGATGCAGACCGACCTCACCGTGATGATCTCCGGCGAGTCCGGCACCGGCAAGGAACTGGTCGCCCGCGCGCTGCACGACTACGGCAAGCGCCGCAACGGCCCGTTCGTCGCGGTCAACATGGCGGCGATCCCGCGCGACCTCATCGAATCCGAATTGTTCGGCCATGAGCGCGGCGCGTTCACCGGCGCCAATACCCGCGCGTCCGGCCGGTTCGAACAGGCCGAAGGCGGCACGCTGTTCCTCGACGAAATCGGCGACATGCCGATGGAGGCGCAGACGCGACTGCTGCGCGTGCTGCAGCAGGGCGAGTACACCACCGTCGGCGGCCGCACGCCGATCAAGACCGACGTGCGGATCGTTGCCGCGAGCAACAAGGATTTGCGCATCCTGATTCAGCAGGGCCTGTTCCGCGAGGATCTGTTCTTCCGCCTCAACGTGGTGCCGCTGCGGCTGCCGCCGCTGCGCGAACGCATCGAGGATCTGCCCGATCTGATCCGGCACTTCTTCTCGCTGGCGGAAAAGGACGGACTACCGCCGAAGAAACTGGATACGCTGGCGCTGGAACGCCTCAAACAGCATCGCTGGCCGGGCAACGTGCGCGAGCTGGAAAACCTGGCGCGGCGGCTGGCGGCACTCTACCCGCAGGACGTGATCACGGGCTCGGTGATCGATGGCGAGCTGGCGCCGCCGGCGGTCGCATCGGGCGGTAATGCCCCGCTGGGGGTGGAAAATCTCGGCGGTGCGGTCGAGGCCTATCTGTCCTCGCACTTCTCGGGCTTCCCGAACGGCGTGCCGCCGCCGGGCCTCTACCACCGCATCCTGAAAGAGATCGAAGTGCCGCTGCTCACGGCGGCGCTGGCGGCCACCCGCGGCAACCAGATCCGCGCGGCCGACCTACTCGGGTTGAACCGCAATACCCTGCGCAAGAAGATCCGGGACCTCGATATTCAGGTCTACCGCAGCGGCGGCTAG
- a CDS encoding two-component system sensor histidine kinase NtrB: MTSVAEHRRHLPTDGEAILNALPNPVLLVAPDGRIVDANIAAESFFEISTQFLRRQSLKELVPFGSPLLALIDQVRSSGSPVNEYKVDLGTPRIGGDRQVDLHVAPLTERPGHIVVMLQERTIADKMDRQLTHRSAARSVIALAAMLAHEIKNPLSGIRGAAQLLEQAASSEDRMLTRLICDEADRIVTLVDRMEVFGDDRPVARGPVNIHSVLDHVKRLAQSGFARNIRFIEDYDPSLPPVLANQDQLIQVFLNLVKNAAEAVADLGSDAEIQLTTAFRPGVRLSVPGKKSRVSLPLEFCVKDNGSGVPEDLLPNLFDPFVTTKQTGSGLGLALVAKIVGDHGGIIECESQPRKTTFRVLLPMFNSTKHFDHSNRDDVSGTPSPASGNTR, from the coding sequence ATGACGTCCGTCGCAGAACATCGCCGGCACTTGCCCACCGACGGTGAGGCGATCCTCAACGCATTGCCCAATCCGGTGCTGCTGGTGGCGCCGGACGGCCGCATTGTCGACGCCAACATCGCCGCCGAATCCTTCTTCGAAATCTCGACCCAGTTCCTGCGCCGGCAGTCGCTGAAGGAACTGGTGCCGTTCGGCAGTCCGCTGCTGGCGCTGATCGATCAGGTGCGTTCGAGCGGCTCGCCGGTCAATGAATACAAGGTTGATCTCGGCACGCCGCGGATCGGCGGCGACCGCCAGGTCGATCTTCATGTGGCTCCGTTGACGGAGCGGCCGGGCCATATCGTGGTCATGCTGCAGGAGCGTACCATCGCCGACAAGATGGACCGGCAACTGACCCATCGAAGCGCGGCGCGCTCGGTGATCGCGCTGGCGGCGATGCTGGCGCATGAAATCAAGAATCCGCTGTCCGGCATCCGGGGTGCGGCGCAACTGCTGGAGCAGGCGGCCTCGTCCGAAGACCGCATGCTGACGCGGCTGATCTGCGACGAGGCCGACCGCATCGTGACACTGGTCGACCGCATGGAAGTGTTCGGCGACGATCGCCCGGTGGCGCGCGGGCCCGTCAACATCCATTCCGTGCTCGACCACGTCAAACGGCTGGCGCAGTCCGGCTTTGCCCGCAACATCCGCTTCATCGAGGACTACGATCCGTCGCTGCCGCCGGTGCTGGCCAATCAGGACCAGCTGATCCAGGTGTTCCTCAACCTGGTGAAGAACGCCGCCGAAGCGGTCGCCGATCTCGGCAGCGATGCGGAGATCCAGCTCACCACGGCGTTCCGGCCCGGCGTTCGCCTGTCGGTGCCGGGCAAGAAATCGCGGGTGTCGCTGCCGCTCGAATTCTGCGTCAAGGACAACGGCTCCGGCGTGCCGGAAGATCTGCTGCCGAACCTGTTCGACCCCTTCGTCACGACCAAGCAGACCGGCAGCGGGCTCGGGCTGGCGCTGGTGGCCAAGATCGTCGGCGATCACGGCGGCATCATCGAATGCGAATCCCAGCCGCGGAAAACCACGTTCCGTGTGCTGCTACCGATGTTCAATTCCACCAAGCACTTCGACCACAGCAACCGCGATGACGTTTCGGGTACGCCGTCGCCTGCCTCAGGGAATACAAGATGA
- the hfq gene encoding RNA chaperone Hfq codes for MAADRAQNLQDTFLNHVRKTKTPLTIFLVNGVKLQGIVTWFDNFCLLLRRDGHSQLVYKHAISTIMPGAPIQLFEGGEDAPA; via the coding sequence ATGGCGGCAGACCGCGCACAAAATCTACAAGACACCTTCCTCAACCACGTTCGTAAAACCAAGACGCCACTCACGATCTTCCTGGTCAACGGAGTGAAGCTGCAAGGGATTGTCACCTGGTTCGACAATTTCTGCCTGTTGCTGCGGCGCGACGGTCATTCGCAGCTTGTCTACAAGCATGCGATTTCGACCATTATGCCCGGCGCTCCGATCCAGTTGTTCGAGGGCGGCGAGGATGCTCCGGCGTGA
- the dusB gene encoding tRNA dihydrouridine synthase DusB: MKIGEIAVANRVLLAPMSGVTDAPFRRLSAALGAGLVVSEMTASDDLVNGKPMSRLRCEAAGIGPHVVQLAGCQTHWMSEGAKVAEAAGADIIDINMGCPARHVTGGQSGSALMRDLDHALKLIEATIAAVKVPVTLKMRLGWDDRSHNAPELARRAEAAGVQMITVHGRTRCQFYKGEADWGAVRAVKDAITVPLVVNGDITSFEKAVRALEMSGADAVMVGRGAQGQPWLPGQIGRQLETGKAESTPDLAEQLAHIRALYDEVCRLYGLRVGLKHARKHLGWALEIAAQCSGAPAEKLKTWRQNILTSEDPHRVHRSLQDAFDDFAWSAAA; encoded by the coding sequence TTGAAAATAGGCGAGATTGCTGTCGCCAACCGGGTTCTCCTGGCGCCGATGTCGGGTGTCACCGACGCGCCCTTTCGGCGACTCTCTGCCGCCCTCGGCGCCGGGCTGGTGGTTTCGGAGATGACCGCCAGCGACGACCTCGTGAATGGCAAGCCAATGTCGCGGTTGCGCTGCGAGGCCGCCGGCATCGGGCCGCATGTGGTTCAGCTCGCCGGCTGTCAAACGCACTGGATGTCGGAGGGGGCGAAGGTCGCGGAAGCCGCCGGCGCCGACATCATCGACATCAATATGGGCTGTCCCGCGCGTCACGTGACCGGCGGCCAATCCGGCTCGGCGCTGATGCGCGATCTCGATCACGCGTTGAAACTCATCGAAGCGACCATCGCTGCCGTGAAGGTGCCGGTGACCTTGAAGATGCGGCTCGGCTGGGACGATCGTTCGCACAACGCGCCCGAACTCGCGCGGCGCGCGGAAGCCGCCGGCGTGCAGATGATCACGGTGCACGGGCGCACGCGTTGTCAGTTCTACAAGGGCGAGGCGGATTGGGGCGCGGTGCGCGCCGTCAAGGATGCGATCACGGTTCCGCTCGTCGTCAACGGCGACATCACCTCGTTCGAAAAAGCGGTGCGCGCGCTCGAGATGTCGGGCGCCGATGCCGTGATGGTCGGCCGCGGCGCACAGGGCCAGCCGTGGTTGCCGGGCCAGATCGGCCGCCAGCTCGAGACCGGAAAAGCCGAATCCACGCCTGATCTCGCCGAGCAGCTCGCGCATATTCGCGCGCTCTACGACGAGGTCTGCCGCCTTTACGGCTTGCGCGTCGGCTTGAAGCACGCGCGCAAACATCTCGGCTGGGCGCTGGAGATCGCGGCGCAGTGCAGCGGCGCACCGGCCGAAAAACTCAAAACCTGGCGTCAGAACATTCTGACGTCGGAGGATCCGCACCGGGTGCATCGATCGCTCCAGGATGCGTTTGACGATTTTGCTTGGAGTGCAGCTGCATGA